A stretch of the Lactuca sativa cultivar Salinas chromosome 9, Lsat_Salinas_v11, whole genome shotgun sequence genome encodes the following:
- the LOC111883957 gene encoding uncharacterized protein LOC111883957, with amino-acid sequence MSSQLHVEDGSLYGSDSSSRPSSLPPVSTSSIDWSSRASNLPPLPTSSKETRSASPKGKLVCHQFTIAQIRSATQDFNESLLLGKGGFGNVYKGIIDNGTRIIVAIKRWSFNSSQGVREFGAEVDLLPMVQHPNIVCLLGYCTDDKEMILAYEYMSKGSLGDHLHNHHTPLSWSQRLKICIDAACALEYLHNGSSGQEVIYNNVKSADILLDNQWRAKIADFGLSKIIPIDNYSTHVSTEVVGTFGYVDPEYMATGRLSKKSDVYSFGVVLLEVVCRRRAIDRNLDKKQQLLVRWAQDFVRRGKLKQIIDPELKGQISSTCLNDYVKIVEGCLHESQEQRVTMAEIVTGLESILASHERTNSSFPQMGITASGRRLHKYFFSSGQNSGGSYFSKVTRLLSAKSLQHKGDDGNISKLPPVPTSSKETRSSSPKGGHFRQFTISEILSATQDFNKSLVIGNGGFGNVYKGTIKSGTGIIVALKRWNPVSHQGATKFQAEVDLLPMLRHPNIVSLIGSCTDRKEMILVYEYMSNGSLGEHLHKHRTPLSWSQRLNICIDAARALHYLHNGSSGKEVIYNNVKSADILLDNQWAAKLTDFGLSKIIPTDNWSNHVSTQVAGTFGYIDPEFYTTGRLSKKSDVYSFGVVLLEVLCRRHAIDWNLDEEQRGLVRWAQHCIRTGKVEQIIDPDLKGQISLKCLNDYARIVKCCLREHQEPRITMAEVLFGLESIMAIHERTDSGFQKHFFSYREKSGRSYFKKDIEVLSPKSNQHESDYGDMPEKDVDFISEKSYERLEISSQQSIRYSSDEFDPTSEPNHEVIDEDQTKSLYELMHLEYIQRADALMKMKDFLHLIWFYHVKKEAEVDFRSLLDKFSSLNEYIRKSLDSPTDGSYLIEIQTLLQDIEEHLDDAHFDMVAYLPEDNSFGSVGIENLATGVNSGQVSIASFWSGIPEVHASVVASAAHRAVSCIKDLKVKKLGISGSGSQEVAETLKDMPELRSAFDMVLCVRVKRHNIKELVNDIEEEIYLWRKRSSETDNETIVVEKYLNCLLFIDCSDTYIDLHDPEFNLSKWFETVQIVMTSGSENAYCPVDIEIRVEDHLLPWILFSANVDLETVSKYPRIQEMATRLIEKCHGHLLSIILLARALRGVVQVGVWEFALQELASQKEPSSSSQLGITSDVMVRVLRFIWSRMESLSQRCIIQFATRYIGTEFDKFLLIRSWIRDGLVKTEQEGENVFEDLIRSFLVEQVGNNCVRMRDETRVILVAEFVPRAYRLYLKQDGSESIRMPNVEEWDAREIHLSNNIISELPDNPNCPILVNLFLHFNQDLIDIPITFFDNMPSIQVLDLSSTSIKCLPSSISKLTALGKLFIRDCDLLMELPPEIGALKNLKVFDSEGTQLVCLPEQFGSLTKLECLKFSLYNFPDKPKASNQSMHIVPITVFSKLIRLKELSICMDLYGEWWEDEVKLIIKILPKFWNMESLRLYFPTIELLEMFMETLNWRGVPLYQHLSNFGFVVGHLQQRLISRVPHDLHKTFAKLPKCLAYTNGDGDTKVIARVLEHANSLFLDRHWTLQSLSALGLAEMEKLKFCLLSECNEMLQIVNGRHLEDFFVRPVLGSLQHLSIYYMKSLLCIWNGPIHSRCLSNLKTLAMHSCPELRTIFTQELLESLTCLECLIVEDCTMINSLVSLGSYNSTSTRYLPSLKKISLIHLPELLSISRGISIAPRLVSLVVYDCPNLEKLSYMKAFDNNIKEIKGENEWWDALKWCQPEWTGGRPDYLARVFIPLGTNGDIMDELADAVNILPHLSDH; translated from the exons ATGTCGTCACAGCTACACGTTGAGGATGGTTCCCTTTACGGTTCCGACTCGTCATCCAGACCGTCCAGTTTACCACCTGTATCTACATCTAGTATCGACTGGTCATCCAGAGCGTCCAATTTGCCACCTCTACCTACATCTAGTAAGGAGACCAGATCCGCGTCCCCAAAGGGAAAACTAGTTTGCCATCAATTTACAATTGCTCAGATTCGATCTGCCACCCAAGACTTCAACGAAAGCTTGCTATTAGGGAAAGGTGGATTCGGGAACGTGTACAAAGGCATAATCGATAATGGAACAAGAATCATTGTGGCTATTAAACGGTGGAGCTTCAATTCTTCTCAAGGTGTCCGAGAATTTGGGGCTGAAGTTGATTTACTTCCTATGGTGCAACACCCTAACATAGTGTGTTTGCTTGGATATTGTACTGATGACAAAGAGATGATCCTTGCTTATGAGTATATGTCCAAAGGAAGCCTTGGAGATCACCTACACAATCATCATACTCCATTATCTTGGTCACAAAGGCTCAAGATATGTATTGATGCTGCATGTGCGTTAGAATACCTCCACAATGGGAGTAGTGGGCAAGAGGTCATATACAACAATGTGAAGAGCGCTGATATATTGTTAGATAACCAGTGGAGAGCCAAAATTGCAGACTTTGGATTGTCTAAAATAATCCCTATTGATAACTACTCTACCCATGTTAGTACTGAAGTTGTAGGCACCTTTGGGTATGTAGATCCAGAATATATGGCAACTGGCAGACTTAGTAAGAAGTCTGATGTGTATTCATTTGGAGTGGTTTTATTGGAAGTGGTATGTCGGAGGCGTGCAATCGATAGAAATCTGGATAAGAAACAGCAACTACTGGTGAGATGGGCTCAAGACTTTGTGAGAAGAGGGAAACTAAAGCAGATCATTGATCCAGAGTTGAAGGGGCAGATTTCAAGTACATGCTTGAATGATTATGTGAAAATAGTggaaggatgtttacatgaaagtCAAGAGCAACGTGTTACAATGGCTGAGATTGTTACTGGTCTTGAGTCTATATTGGCATCACATGAGAGAACAAATAGTTCTTTTCCCCAAATGGGTATAACTGCATCTGGTAGGAGGTTGCACAAGTATTTCTTTTCCTCCGGACAGAACTCTG GGGGAAGCTACTTTAGCAAGGTCACAAGGCTTTTGTCTGCCAAATCCCTCCAGCATAAGGGAGATGATGGTAACATATCCAAATTGCCACCTGTACCTACATCTAGTAAGGAGACCAGATCATCGTCCCCAAAGGGAGGACATTTCCGTCAATTTACAATTTCTGAAATTCTATCCGCCACTCAAGACTTCAACAAAAGCTTGGTGATAGGGAACGGTGGATTCGGGAACGTGTACAAAGGCACAATCAAGAGTGGAACAGGAATCATCGTGGCTCTTAAGCGGTGGAACCCTGTTTCTCATCAAGGTGCCACTAAGTTTCAGGCTGAAGTTGATTTGCTTCCTATGTTGCGACACCCTAACATCGTGTCTTTAATTGGATCTTGTACTGATCGTAAAGAGATGATTCTTGTTTACGAGTATATGTCCAATGGAAGCCTTGGAGAGCACCTACACAAGCATCGTACTCCGTTATCTTGGTCACAAAGGCTCAACATATGTATTGATGCTGCACGTGCATTACACTACCTCCACAATGGGAGTAGTGGGAAAGAGGTCATATACAACAATGTGAAGAGCGCTGACATATTGTTAGATAACCAATGGGCAGCCAAACTCACAGACTTTGGATTGTCTAAAATAATCCCCACTGATAACTGGTCTAACCATGTTAGTACACAAGTTGCAGGCACATTTGGGTATATCGATCCAGAATTTTATACAACAGGCAGACTAAGCAAGAAGTCTGATGTGTATTCCTTTGGAGTGGTTTTATTGGAAGTACTATGCAGGAGGCATGCAATCGATTGGAATCTTGATGAGGAACAACGGGGATTGGTGAGATGGGCTCAACACTGTATAAGAACAGGGAAAGTAGAGCAGATCATTGATCCAGATTTGAAGGGGCAGATTTCGCTTAAATGCTTAAATGATTATGCAAGAATAGTGAAATGCTGTTTGCGTGAACATCAAGAGCCACGTATTACAATGGCTGAGGTTCTCTTTGGTCTTGAGTCTATAATGGCAATACATGAGAGAACTGATTCGGGCTTCCAGAAGCATTTCTTTTCCTACAGAGAGAAATCTG GGAGAAGCTACTTTAAAAAGGACATTGAGGTTTTGTCTCCCAAATCCAACCAGCATGAGAGTGATTATGGTGACATGCCAGAAAAGGATGTGGATTTTATATCTGAAAAATCATATGAGCGCCTTGAAATAAGTTCACAGCAAAGCATCAGGTACTCTAGTGACGAGTTTGATCCAACTAGTGAGCCAAACCATGAAGTCATTGATGAAGACCAAACAAAATCCTTGTATGAATTGATGCACTTGGAGTATATACAACGAGCTGATGCCTTGATGAAGATGAAGGACTTTTTACACCTCATCTGGTTTTACCATGTGAAAAAAGAAGCAGAGGTCGACTTTAGGTCTCTTTTAGACAAGTTTTCCTCATTAAATGAGTACATAAGAAAGTCACTGGACTCTCCCACGGATGGAAGCTACCTGATAGAGATTCAAACACTTCTTCAAGACATTGAAGAACATTTAGATGATGCTCATTTTGATATGGTGGCCTATTTACCAGAAGACAACAGTTTCGGGTCTGTAGGAATTGAAAATCTAGCAACAGGAGTCAACTCTGGGCAAGTTTCTATTGCAAGTTTTTGGTCAGGTATACCAGAAGTCCATGCTAGTGTAGTTGCTTCGGCTGCCCACAGAGCTGTAAGTTGTATCAAGGATTTGAAAGTCAAGAAGCTTGGTATTTCGGGAAGTGGTTCTCAGGAAGTAGCAGAAACATTGAAGGATATGCCAGAGTTAAGAAGCGCGTTTGATATGGTCTTGTGTGTACGTGTAAAACGTCATAACATCAAAGAGCTTGTGAACGATATAGAAGAAGAAATATATCTGTGGAGGAAAAGAAGCTCAGAAACTGACAATGAAACAATTGTTGTGGAAAAGTACCTGAACTGTTTGTTGTTCATAGATTGCAGTGACACTTATATCGATTTGCATGACCCTGAGTTCAATCTGTCCAAATGGTTTGAAACTGTGCAGATAGTGATGACAAGTGGATCAGAAAATGCTTATTGCCCGGTGGATATAGAGATCAGAGTTGAGGATCATCTTCTACCTTGGATATTATTCTCTGCAAATGTTGACCTAGAAACAGTGAGCAAGTACCCTAGGATTCAAGAAATGGCAACACGCTTAATCGAAAAGTGTCATGGCCATTTACTCTCCATCATTTTACTTGCAAGGGCTTTGAGAGGTGTGGTTCAAGTTGGTGTTTGGGAATTTGCATTACAGGAATTAGCCTCACAAAAAGAGCCTTCATCATCATCACAGTTGGGTATCACAAGTGATGTCATGGTGAGGGTGTTAAGATTCATTTGGTCTCGCATGGAAAGCTTGTCTCAAAGGTGCATTATACAATTTGCAACACGCTACATAGGAACAgagtttgataaatttttattgaTAAGGAGTTGGATTAGAGATGGGTTGGTAAAAACTGAACAGGAAGGAGAAAATGTCTTTGAAGACCTCATACGTTCCTTCCTTGTAGAACAAGTCGGGAATAATTGTGTTAGAATGAGAGATGAGACTCGAGTTATTTTAGTTGCTGAATTTGTACCTCGTGCATATCGACTTTATCTTAAGCAAGATGGTTCAGAATCAATCAGAATGCCAAACGTTGAAGAGTGGGATGCAAGGGAAATCCACTTAAGTAATAACATAATATCCGAGCTTCCAGATAACCCCAACTGCCCAATTCTTGTAAATTTGTTTTTACACTTCAATCAAGATCTCattgatattcccattacattcttTGATAACATGCCTAGCATCCAAGTTCTAGATTTGTCAAGCACGAGCATAAAATGTTTGCCATCTTCCATTTCTAAGTTGACAGCTCTTGGGAAATTATTCATAAGAGACTGTGACCTTTTGATGGAACTACCACCTGAAATTGGAGCCCTTAAGAATCTCAAGGTCTTTGACTCAGAAGGAACACAACTTGTATGCTTACCAGAGCAATTTGGGTCGCTAACCAAGTTGGAATGCTTGAAGTTTTCTTTGTATAACTTTCCAGACAAGCCCAAAGCAAGCAACCAAAGTATGCATATAGTTCCTATAACAGTTTTTTCAAAACTCATACGGTTAAAGGAACTAAGCATTTGTATGGATCTGTATGGTGAATGGTGGGAAGATGAGGTCAAACTTATCATCAAAATTTTGCCTAAATTTTGGAACATGGAATCTTTGAGACTGTATTTCCCTACCATAGAATTGCTGGAGATGTTTATGGAGACACTGAACTGGCGAGGGGTCCCTCTTTACCAACATTTGTCAAATTTTGGTTTCGTTGTTGGTCACCTTCAACAACGTCTCATATCGCGTGTCCCACATGACCTTCATAAGACCTTTGCAAAACTGCCAAAGTGCCTGGCATATACAAATGGCGATGGGGACACAAAAGTGATTGCCAGGGTTCTAGAACATGCTAATTCTCTTTTCTTGGACCGCCACTGGACTCTCCAGTCCTTGTCTGCCTTAGGACTGGCGGAGATGGAGAAGCTGAAATTCTGCCTGTTGTCGGAATGCAATGAAATGCTGCAGATTGTCAATGGACGCCATTTAGAAGATTTTTTTGTAAGACCAGTTCTCGGATCATTACAACATCTCTCAATTTATTACATGAAGAGTCTCCTTTGCATCTGGAATGGTCCAATTCATAGTCGGTGTCTGTCCAATCTAAAAACCTTGGCGATGCATTCATGCCCTGAGCTGAGGACCATTTTTACGCAGGAGTTGCTTGAAAGTCTCACTTGCTTAGAGTGTCTTATCGTTGAAGACTGTACTATGATCAATAGCCTTGTTAGTTTGGGATCCTACAACT